AAAGTACATCTCCAGATCCGGCAACTGCAAGTGCAGAAGTGCTGAATGGAGAGATGACCGTCGGCTTTCCTTGTTGCGCGATACAACTTACTGCTCCTTTGAGGATAACAGTACCCTTGAATATGTCGGCAAGAAGGATTGCTGACCGAAGCCTGTTTACTTGAATTTCACTGATTGTTTTTTGACAGAGTCTTGCCATTTCACCCGGGTGGGGGGTGAGGATGTCATGTTCTGACAGTGATTGTAAAAGATTTTTATCTTCGGCAAGATGATAGAGAGCATCTGCATCAAATACCGTTGGTGGGCGGAGCAACGCAATCAGCTTTCGTAAAAACGTAGCTGCATCTTTAGAGCGTCCCATGCCGGGACCAATGATAATGCTGTCTGAATTTTCGATTGCCCGAATCAGAGTCTCGGGGACATGCATAGGCCATTCTTCTGTTGTACCAATGTCCAGTGTCAGAATTTCAGGTTGTCCTGCTTTGACTTCTTGAGTCAACAACGCTGGAGATGCAACAGTTACATAACCGGCACCGGAACGCATGGCTCCGAGTGCAGATAAGTTCGGCGCGCCGGTAAGTCCTTTTGAACCGCCAATAATCAACACTTTTCCTGCGGAGCCTTTATGCATTACTTCCAATGTAGGCCTACGCAAATTGAGCACTTTGTCTGTCATGATAAGATGAGAAACAGGATGCATTTTTTGCACTTGTGCAGGGATTCCTATGGAGCGCACATACAGGTTTCCAACCCATTGAGAGGCTCCCGGCATAACAAGCCCGCATTTAGCTGCTTCAAACGTCACCGTGGCATTGGCTCGAACTGCTATAGGGTCAGCAGTGCCAAGAGTGCCGTTTAAACCGGACGGGATGTCCAGTGCAAACACAAAGGCTTTTTTACCCAGTGAATTGATGTGTTCAATGAGGCATATTTTATCAGAAGATAATGTGCCGCGCATACCCGTGCCGAGCAGGCCGTCTACAATAATGTCAGGTTGTTCTGTGAGAAGAAGGCGTGAAGCATTCTTAGGCGTTAGCAACGCGTGCGAAGTGCCGATAGCTCTGGCCAGTTTGAAATGGTAACCAGCTGTTTTATGGTACTCCCGTATCCGTTTTGTATGGAGAAGCAGAACATCTGCGCCAAGATTGTGCAGATGTCTGGCTACGGCGGCAGCATCGCCGCCGTTATTGCCGCTTCCCATAAATACAAGCACGCGTTTGTCTGTAATTGAACCCGTCAGCTCGAGAAGCACATGAAGTGCTTCCCGGCTGGCGTTTTCCATAAGAATTTCTTCACGGATACCGAAGGCAGTAATTGCTTGAGTATCCCAACTGCTTATTTCCGCCGGTGTCGGCAGGGGAAGGTATGTCATTGAGCCTCCGCTAAAGGCTATAGTGTCTATAAAGACTCAAGAATGACAACAGCAGAGGCTGTATCTCTGCCATGTGTTAAGCTGACATGGTACCGTGTTGCAGACAACGTGTCTGCAACTTCTGCTGCTTTGTTATGCAGTATCAAGATCGGTTTGCCGGAAGCTTCTGATTGTATTTCAATATCTTGAAATTGAATGCCCTGCGTGAATCCTGTTCCAAGCGCTTTCACTGCGGCTTCTTTTGCGGCGAAACGTGCTGCAAGATAGGCTACAGGATGCTTGGGTAGCGCCGCTTGTTCATTCGGATGCAGGATACGAGAAGTGAACCGGTCTCCATGTCGATCAAACGATTTTTCGATGCGGTCCAGTTCCGTTGTATCAATGCCAAGTCCGACAATCACTTAATACTCCGCGGTGTTGTTACTCAGCAAACGTGCTGATGATTTCGTTCATTTCGCGCACAGCGCGATCCATACCGACAAGAACTGCACGGGATACAATGGAGTGTCCGATAGAGTATTCAGAGATACCCGGAACATTCGCGAATTCGTATACATTGGTGTAGTTGAGGCCGTGGCCGAGGTTCACTTTAAGACCAATGCCTT
This sequence is a window from Halodesulfovibrio aestuarii DSM 17919 = ATCC 29578. Protein-coding genes within it:
- a CDS encoding bifunctional ADP-dependent NAD(P)H-hydrate dehydratase/NAD(P)H-hydrate epimerase; the protein is MTYLPLPTPAEISSWDTQAITAFGIREEILMENASREALHVLLELTGSITDKRVLVFMGSGNNGGDAAAVARHLHNLGADVLLLHTKRIREYHKTAGYHFKLARAIGTSHALLTPKNASRLLLTEQPDIIVDGLLGTGMRGTLSSDKICLIEHINSLGKKAFVFALDIPSGLNGTLGTADPIAVRANATVTFEAAKCGLVMPGASQWVGNLYVRSIGIPAQVQKMHPVSHLIMTDKVLNLRRPTLEVMHKGSAGKVLIIGGSKGLTGAPNLSALGAMRSGAGYVTVASPALLTQEVKAGQPEILTLDIGTTEEWPMHVPETLIRAIENSDSIIIGPGMGRSKDAATFLRKLIALLRPPTVFDADALYHLAEDKNLLQSLSEHDILTPHPGEMARLCQKTISEIQVNRLRSAILLADIFKGTVILKGAVSCIAQQGKPTVISPFSTSALAVAGSGDVLSGILGTHLAQGVPAREAACLGVYQHGLAGEFLENEFPQRGNLPQEIAHALPKAVRKCLCSQPTT
- a CDS encoding holo-[acyl-carrier-protein] synthase gives rise to the protein MIVGLGIDTTELDRIEKSFDRHGDRFTSRILHPNEQAALPKHPVAYLAARFAAKEAAVKALGTGFTQGIQFQDIEIQSEASGKPILILHNKAAEVADTLSATRYHVSLTHGRDTASAVVILESL